A DNA window from Falco naumanni isolate bFalNau1 chromosome Z, bFalNau1.pat, whole genome shotgun sequence contains the following coding sequences:
- the CZH9orf64 gene encoding queuosine salvage protein, with protein sequence MEAFPSPLESAEFIAARSVDVAVDVEGARRVAERLFDKAAAAEFGLAGWKSLHELNPRAASEAAVSWVFLVDTLNFSFWSEQEDQKYLVKYKGKTYSGYWSLCAAVNRALDLGIPITSASYFATMTLDQVKSVFRSDTEVPIPLIEERHRVLNESGTVLLEKFGGSFLTCVKKSEKSAQKLLGIILENFPSYRDEAVFEGKKVSFYKRAQILVADTWSVLEGQGDGSFDDISSLTIFADYRIPQVLVHLKAIKYSEKLMKKLREGTIFQSGDKEEVEIRGCSIWCCALICKHLLELYEKKGQDMREKINAVLLDYHLWDYARDHREEMKNTPFHRVRCIYY encoded by the exons ATGGAGGCGTTCCCGTCCCCCCTGGAGTCCGCGGAGTTCATCGCCGCCCGCAGCGTGGACGTCGCCGTGGACGTGGAGGGGGCGCGGCGGGTGGCCGAGCGCCTGTTCGACAAAGCCGCGGCGGCCGAGTTCGGGCTGGCGGGGTGGAAGAGCCTCCACGAGCTGAACCCGCGGGCCGCAAGCGAGGCGGCGGTGAGCTGGGTGTTCCTGGTGGACACCCTCAACTTCTCCTTCTGGTCCGAGCAGGAGGATCAGAAGTACCTGGTGAAGTACAAGGGTAAAACGTACAGCGGGTACTGGTCGCTCTGCGCCGCCGTCAACAGGGCCCTTGACCTCG GAATACCTATTACTAGTGCATCATACTTCGCCACCATGACGCTCGACCAAGTTAAGAGTGTATTTCGCTCTGACACAGAGGTGCCCATACCTTTGATTGAAGAAAGACATCGGGTGCTGAATGAAAGTGGAACAGTTCTGTTAGAGAAGTTTGGAGGCTCTTTCCTCACCTGTGTTAAAAAGAGTGAGAAAAGTGCTCAGAAACTACTAGGTATCATACTGGAAAATTTTCCTTCTTACAGAGATGAAGCCGTGTTTGAG gGGAAAAAGGTGTCTTTCTACAAACGGGCACAAATACTTGTGGCTGATACCTGGAGTGTATTAGAAGGCCAAGGAGACGGCTCTTTTGATGACATTTCTAGTCTGACTATTTTTGCTGACTACAGAATTCCTCAAGTTCTTGTTCACTTAAAAGCAATTAAGTATTCTGAAAAACTGATGAAGAAACTACGTGAAG GAACAATTTTCCAATCTGGAGATAAAGAGGAGGTGGAGATCCGTGGCTGTTCTATTTGGTGTTGCGCATTGATTTGTAAGCACCTGCTTGAGCTCTATGAGAAGAAGGGTCAGGACATGCGTGAGAAGATCAACGCGGTTTTACTTGATTATCATCTTTGGGACTATGCCAGGGATCATCgggaagagatgaaaaatactCCATTTCACCGAGTACGCTGTATATATTACTAA